GACCCTCGCCGAAGATCCGCACGTGAGCGCCGGTCTCACCGCCTCCCAGGTCGATGCGCTCCTCGACCCGGCCCGATACACCGGGCTCTGTCGCCACTTCGCCGAGCGGGGGGCCGTGATGGGACGCGAGATCGCGGCCGCCATCGAGCGCCGGAAGAGCGGTCGGAACCAGACCACCTGAGGGACCACGGGCGCCCGCCGGCGTCCCATCAATCGACGACGGCGATCACCTCCACCTCGACGAGGAGATCGGGGTGGGCGAGCCGCCGTACCTCCACCGTGGTGCTCGTCGGCATGGCCCCGAAGTACTCCATGCGGACGTCGACGTGCCGGAAGAACTCCTCGATGTCGGTGACGTAGGTATTGGTCTTCACGATGTCGGCGAGCGTGGCCCCGGCCGCGGCCAGCGCGGCCTTGACGTTCTCACCCACCTGGCGGATCTGCGCGCGCATGTCGCCGCGACCGACCGCTTCACCATCCGGATTCCGCGCGAGCTGGCCCGACACGAAGATCGTCTTCCGGCCCTCCACGACCACCACGTGGGAATACAGGACGTGCCCGCCCACCACCCTCTTGCTGAGCGACTCCGGCTGGATGTTCTGGCGTTTCATGTGCTCTCTCCTTGGCTGCGATCTCGACGTATGATAGCGGAATGCTTCCGGCCCACGGACGCTACGACTACTCGAACATCACCACGCGAGCCGACTATACCTGGCCCGGCGGACGCCGGCTCGCCGTCTACGTCGCCCTCAACATCGAGGCCT
This is a stretch of genomic DNA from Candidatus Methylomirabilota bacterium. It encodes these proteins:
- a CDS encoding RidA family protein encodes the protein MKRQNIQPESLSKRVVGGHVLYSHVVVVEGRKTIFVSGQLARNPDGEAVGRGDMRAQIRQVGENVKAALAAAGATLADIVKTNTYVTDIEEFFRHVDVRMEYFGAMPTSTTVEVRRLAHPDLLVEVEVIAVVD